A DNA window from Thermodesulfobacteriota bacterium contains the following coding sequences:
- a CDS encoding translation initiation factor Sui1: MPCPPKSDDLRLVYSTDRGLVCPKCRASMAKCSCRRESPPPKGDGIVRVRRETKGHGGKTVTVADGIPLPGDALNELCAELKRCCGTGGTVKEGAIQIQGDHREKILAELSRRGFKAKPSGG; encoded by the coding sequence ATGCCCTGTCCTCCGAAAAGCGACGATCTCCGGCTCGTCTATTCCACCGACCGGGGTCTTGTGTGCCCGAAATGCCGCGCCTCGATGGCAAAGTGCTCCTGCCGACGCGAATCCCCGCCTCCGAAGGGGGACGGGATCGTCCGCGTCCGGCGGGAGACGAAGGGGCACGGCGGGAAAACGGTCACCGTCGCGGACGGCATCCCCCTTCCGGGCGACGCCCTGAATGAGCTGTGTGCGGAACTGAAGCGCTGCTGCGGGACGGGCGGGACCGTCAAGGAGGGGGCGATCCAGATCCAGGGGGACCACCGAGAGAAGATCCTCGCGGAGCTTTCGCGCCGCGGTTTCAAAGCGAAACCCTCAGGCGGCTGA
- a CDS encoding class I fructose-bisphosphate aldolase, with protein sequence MNASGLEATARALVAPGKGILAADESAPTIEKRFRSVGVPSTEPNRRAYRELLFTAPGAGEYIGGAILYDETIRQGASDGTPFPAVLSRQGIVPGIKVDAGAKPLAGYPGETVTEGLDGLRARFAEYRELGARFAKWRAVIEVGDGIPTAFCIRANAHALARYAALSQEAGLVPIVEPEVLMDGGHTIERCAEVTEALLSRVYAELAAHRVRIEGTLLKPNMVIAGKKCPAQGDATRVAGETVRVLSRTVPPAVPGIVFLSGGQTPRQATENLNAMNATGRHPWELGFSYGRALQDPVLKTWKGEPGNVAAAQRAFLHRARLNGAARSGVYHPRMEEAE encoded by the coding sequence ATGAACGCGAGCGGTCTGGAAGCGACGGCAAGGGCGCTGGTCGCGCCGGGCAAGGGGATCCTGGCCGCGGACGAAAGCGCTCCCACGATCGAAAAAAGGTTCCGGTCCGTCGGCGTCCCGTCGACGGAGCCGAACCGCCGGGCGTACCGGGAGCTGCTGTTCACGGCACCGGGGGCGGGCGAATACATCGGCGGCGCGATCCTGTACGACGAGACGATACGCCAAGGCGCCTCGGACGGCACCCCGTTCCCCGCCGTGCTGTCGCGGCAGGGGATCGTGCCGGGGATCAAGGTGGACGCGGGGGCGAAGCCGCTGGCGGGATATCCCGGGGAGACGGTCACCGAAGGGCTCGACGGCCTGCGCGCGCGCTTCGCGGAATACAGGGAGCTCGGAGCGCGCTTCGCCAAGTGGCGCGCCGTAATCGAAGTCGGGGACGGGATCCCGACGGCGTTCTGCATCCGCGCGAACGCGCACGCGCTGGCCCGGTACGCGGCGCTTTCCCAGGAGGCGGGGCTGGTCCCCATCGTGGAGCCGGAGGTCCTGATGGACGGCGGCCACACGATCGAGCGCTGCGCGGAGGTGACGGAAGCGCTCCTTTCCCGGGTCTACGCGGAGCTGGCGGCCCACCGGGTGCGCATCGAGGGGACGCTGCTGAAGCCCAACATGGTGATCGCCGGGAAGAAGTGCCCGGCGCAGGGGGACGCCACCCGGGTCGCGGGGGAAACCGTCCGCGTCCTGTCGCGGACGGTGCCGCCGGCGGTCCCGGGGATCGTCTTCCTCTCGGGCGGCCAGACGCCCCGGCAGGCGACGGAAAACCTGAACGCCATGAACGCAACGGGCAGGCACCCCTGGGAGCTCGGCTTCTCCTACGGCCGGGCGCTGCAGGATCCCGTCCTGAAGACGTGGAAAGGGGAGCCCGGGAACGTCGCCGCGGCGCAGAGGGCTTTTCTGCACCGGGCGCGGCTCAACGGGGCGGCCCGCTCAGGGGTGTACCATCCCCGCATGGAGGAAGCGGAGTGA
- a CDS encoding HlyD family efflux transporter periplasmic adaptor subunit codes for MAWKNRILPIVLLLFAALFLLWAFLPRPVPVETAKVARGPLSVVVEEEGKTRLRDRFVVSAPVSGYVERVDLEVGDPVKKGQPVAALEPLRADALDPRSRAAAQARVAAAEAALEAAEARAREAAAADDYAGELLRRTRRLAEAGLATRDTLDRVDSEARRAAAAKASAEAAAEAARHEVAQARAMLIRGGKGAGPGGEKVVVRSPATGRVMAVARESEGVVAAGTPLMVVGDPARIEVEVDVLSADAVRIAEGTPVRFKRWGGDGVLEGRVRRVEPTGFTKISALGVEEQRVFVIVDFTSPREIWERIGDGYRLVAGFVLWEEKDVLQVPEGAVFRKGDRHAVYAVAGGRAKVREVTIGKRNGFAAQVLSGLTEGETVVVHPGDSVSDGRKVAPR; via the coding sequence ATGGCATGGAAAAACAGGATCCTGCCGATCGTCCTGCTCCTATTCGCCGCCCTGTTTCTCCTCTGGGCGTTCCTGCCGCGTCCGGTTCCCGTGGAGACGGCGAAGGTCGCGCGGGGTCCGTTGAGTGTCGTCGTGGAGGAAGAGGGAAAGACGCGCCTGCGCGACCGGTTCGTCGTGTCCGCCCCCGTTTCCGGCTATGTAGAGCGGGTGGACCTCGAAGTCGGGGACCCGGTGAAGAAGGGACAGCCGGTGGCCGCCCTGGAGCCGCTGCGCGCGGATGCCCTCGATCCGCGGTCCCGGGCCGCCGCCCAGGCCCGCGTCGCGGCCGCGGAGGCGGCGCTGGAGGCCGCGGAGGCGCGCGCACGGGAGGCCGCGGCGGCGGACGACTACGCGGGGGAGCTGCTCCGGCGGACCCGCCGGCTCGCGGAGGCGGGGCTCGCGACGAGGGACACGCTGGATCGGGTCGATTCGGAGGCGCGACGGGCGGCGGCGGCAAAGGCATCGGCGGAAGCGGCGGCGGAGGCCGCGCGGCACGAGGTCGCGCAGGCGCGGGCGATGCTGATCCGGGGCGGAAAAGGAGCCGGCCCGGGCGGCGAGAAAGTCGTGGTCCGTTCGCCGGCGACGGGTCGTGTGATGGCCGTGGCGCGGGAGAGCGAGGGCGTGGTGGCGGCGGGTACCCCCCTGATGGTCGTGGGCGATCCCGCCCGGATCGAAGTGGAGGTCGACGTGCTTTCGGCGGACGCCGTCCGGATCGCGGAGGGCACCCCGGTGCGCTTCAAGAGGTGGGGAGGCGATGGGGTGCTGGAAGGAAGGGTGCGCCGGGTGGAGCCGACGGGGTTCACGAAGATCTCCGCGCTGGGAGTGGAGGAGCAGCGGGTGTTCGTGATCGTGGACTTCACCTCCCCCCGGGAGATCTGGGAGAGGATCGGCGACGGCTACCGGCTGGTGGCCGGTTTCGTCCTGTGGGAGGAGAAGGACGTCCTGCAGGTTCCGGAAGGCGCAGTGTTCCGGAAGGGCGACCGGCACGCCGTTTATGCGGTGGCGGGGGGGCGGGCGAAAGTCCGCGAGGTGACGATCGGGAAACGGAACGGGTTCGCCGCCCAGGTTCTCTCGGGGCTTACGGAAGGGGAAACGGTGGTCGTCCACCCGGGAGACTCGGTGAGCGACGGAAGGAAGGTGGCTCCTCGGTGA